In Arcanobacterium wilhelmae, the following are encoded in one genomic region:
- the nagE gene encoding N-acetylglucosamine-specific PTS transporter subunit IIBC translates to MGGKTISGLQKLGKALMGAVAVLPVAAILMGIGYWIDPTGWGANSIVAAVLIKAGAAVLDNLGWVFAVAIAFGLARDHNGAAALSGFIGFVTITNVIGEKTVAGFRGVDLEKLDDAAKLAWASEGWSKIGPGNVLIGILVGLLAAWVYNRFHRTKLPDYLAFFSGRRLVPILTSLFSIVLAGILYFVWPFVFSGLFHFGQWIQTLGAMGAGIYGFANRLLIPAGLHHALNSIFWFDVIGINDINNFLGGAKTIAAAADATNAATCVGAGYWNGTSCEVIGYIGRYQGGFFPIMMFGLPGAALAMYLRADSKAKKTTGALMMAGALASFFTGVTEPIEFSFMFLAPALYLVHAVLTGISVAIAAAMHWTAGFGFSAGFVDMFLSARNPLANQWYMLLVMGVVFFAIYFAVFYFLIGAFDLRTPGRHEDEDGAEKATLTSDSDFADAAAKIIAGLGGAENINEIDYCTTRLRTTVRDHTKVNEKLIKSTGVAGMIRPSQTAVQVVVGPQVEFMYDEVAGQLASSNVTLKGEQEV, encoded by the coding sequence ATGGGAGGAAAGACCATTTCGGGCTTGCAAAAGCTCGGTAAGGCGCTGATGGGCGCCGTCGCGGTGCTTCCGGTTGCCGCGATCCTCATGGGTATCGGTTACTGGATCGATCCGACAGGCTGGGGCGCAAACTCGATCGTCGCCGCTGTCCTGATTAAGGCAGGCGCCGCAGTTCTGGATAACCTTGGCTGGGTGTTTGCCGTGGCGATCGCCTTCGGCCTCGCTCGCGATCACAACGGCGCTGCCGCGCTGTCGGGCTTCATCGGCTTTGTAACGATCACGAACGTGATCGGTGAAAAGACCGTTGCAGGCTTCCGTGGCGTCGATCTCGAAAAGCTCGACGACGCCGCCAAGCTGGCGTGGGCTTCCGAAGGCTGGTCGAAGATCGGCCCAGGTAACGTGCTCATCGGTATCCTCGTTGGCTTGCTTGCCGCGTGGGTGTACAACCGCTTCCACCGCACGAAGCTCCCGGACTACCTGGCGTTCTTCTCGGGGCGCCGTCTGGTGCCGATCCTGACCTCGCTCTTCTCGATCGTGCTCGCAGGAATTTTGTACTTCGTGTGGCCGTTCGTGTTCTCTGGCCTGTTCCACTTCGGCCAGTGGATCCAGACGCTCGGCGCCATGGGGGCTGGTATCTACGGTTTCGCGAACCGCCTCCTGATCCCTGCCGGTTTGCACCATGCTTTGAACTCGATCTTCTGGTTCGACGTGATCGGCATTAACGACATCAATAACTTCCTCGGTGGTGCTAAGACCATCGCGGCGGCTGCCGATGCGACGAACGCGGCAACCTGTGTTGGTGCCGGCTACTGGAACGGTACCTCCTGTGAAGTGATCGGCTACATTGGTCGCTACCAGGGTGGCTTCTTCCCGATCATGATGTTTGGCCTGCCGGGTGCGGCGCTCGCCATGTACCTGCGTGCTGATTCGAAGGCGAAGAAGACCACCGGCGCGCTCATGATGGCCGGCGCCCTGGCATCGTTCTTCACTGGCGTGACCGAGCCGATCGAGTTCTCGTTCATGTTCCTCGCTCCGGCGCTCTACCTTGTCCACGCGGTTCTCACAGGCATCTCGGTGGCGATCGCGGCAGCGATGCACTGGACTGCGGGCTTCGGCTTCTCTGCAGGCTTTGTGGACATGTTCCTCTCGGCGCGCAACCCGCTGGCTAACCAGTGGTACATGCTGCTGGTGATGGGTGTGGTGTTCTTCGCAATCTACTTTGCGGTGTTCTACTTCCTCATTGGCGCATTCGACCTGCGTACGCCGGGCCGCCATGAGGACGAGGACGGAGCCGAGAAGGCAACGCTGACCTCGGATTCCGATTTCGCCGACGCCGCTGCGAAGATTATTGCTGGTCTGGGCGGCGCGGAGAACATCAACGAGATCGACTACTGCACCACCCGCCTGCGCACCACGGTCCGCGATCACACCAAGGTGAACGAGAAGCTCATCAAGTCCACCGGGGTGGCCGGAATGATTCGCCCATCGCAAACAGCGGTCCAGGTTGTCGTTGGCCCGCAGGTAGAATTCATGTACGACGAGGTGGCTGGCCAGCTTGCTTCGTCCAACGTGACGTTGAAGGGCGAGCAGGAGGTCTAA
- a CDS encoding PRD domain-containing protein, producing MSESPARVIRAFNNNVVLARVGDAEVVLAGKGIGFGKHPGDLIPSEAIQRQYVEANAERIQTLKALALRHPALAESVANAVEKAAEGIAGVHPSVYVVLVDHLAFAIERYRDGMYVPNELLGEIQAGFPLEFAAAERVLADVSSKIGIDLPIDEAGYIALHLNAARTGASVKRSVAMANLLSKLVTAVAAHLGAEVSRPAIASELARLISRVEAKKFRRNAATEAIRSALPKEYAFAHTIIRKIPGTSVNDAVSGEAAFLAVAMHGWRMDADAQD from the coding sequence GTGTCCGAAAGTCCTGCTCGCGTGATTCGCGCGTTCAACAACAACGTGGTTCTTGCACGTGTTGGTGACGCCGAAGTTGTGCTTGCCGGAAAAGGTATCGGATTCGGCAAGCACCCAGGGGATCTCATTCCATCCGAAGCGATTCAACGTCAATACGTGGAAGCCAACGCAGAACGCATTCAAACACTCAAAGCGCTTGCTCTGCGCCACCCGGCGCTGGCGGAATCGGTTGCGAACGCCGTCGAAAAGGCGGCCGAGGGGATCGCCGGTGTACACCCGTCCGTGTACGTTGTGCTGGTCGATCATCTTGCGTTCGCGATCGAGCGCTACCGCGACGGCATGTACGTGCCCAACGAGCTGCTGGGGGAGATCCAGGCCGGATTCCCTCTCGAGTTCGCTGCTGCGGAGAGGGTTTTGGCAGATGTCTCCAGCAAAATCGGTATCGATCTCCCGATCGACGAGGCCGGATACATTGCTTTGCATTTGAATGCGGCACGCACAGGAGCATCGGTCAAGCGATCCGTCGCAATGGCCAACCTCCTGTCGAAGCTTGTGACTGCGGTTGCTGCCCACCTCGGCGCTGAGGTTTCGCGGCCGGCGATTGCGTCCGAGCTTGCGCGGCTGATTAGCCGCGTGGAGGCGAAGAAGTTTCGGCGCAACGCCGCGACGGAGGCGATCCGGAGCGCGTTGCCGAAAGAATACGCCTTCGCACACACCATTATCCGAAAGATCCCCGGAACCTCCGTCAATGATGCGGTGTCCGGGGAAGCGGCATTCCTTGCGGTAGCAATGCACGGCTGGCGCATGGATGCCGACGCACAAGATTAA
- a CDS encoding glutamate-5-semialdehyde dehydrogenase — translation MAQTSSDVAREGVERVARRAKSAARVLRQCGTAQKNSVLNAIADALEMNTDVIVSANARDLAAGRTAGTSAGLLDRLMLDGERVRSIANAVRNVAALPDPVGNVVRGSTLPNGMSLIEKRVPMGVVGMIYESRPNVTVDAAVLALKSGNAAILRGGRAAAESNKEIVRVIREAIESQGLPADLVASVDEFGREGSVALMRARGLVDLVIPRGGAGLIQTVVREATVPVIETGVGNVHVYVDEAADVAKALPIVMNAKTQRVGVCNAAETLLVHEKIAPSFLPAMLDALSTAGVVLHADAASKAFAPASGNVVDATETDWETEYLALELAVKVVADVDDAIEHILRYTSGHTEAIVSENYSTIRHFVDSMDSAVVAVNASTRFTDGGEFGLGAEIGISTQKLHARGPMGLEALTTTTWILQGDGNVR, via the coding sequence ATGGCGCAGACATCGAGCGACGTAGCGCGTGAGGGTGTGGAGAGAGTTGCGCGGCGCGCGAAATCCGCGGCGCGTGTGCTGCGTCAGTGCGGAACCGCGCAGAAAAACAGCGTCCTGAATGCGATCGCCGACGCGTTAGAGATGAACACGGACGTGATTGTTTCGGCGAATGCTCGCGATCTTGCAGCTGGTCGTACAGCGGGAACGTCTGCTGGCCTTCTCGATCGCCTCATGCTCGACGGCGAACGTGTTCGATCGATCGCGAACGCCGTTCGAAACGTTGCCGCTCTGCCTGACCCCGTGGGTAACGTGGTGCGTGGCTCGACGTTACCCAACGGGATGAGCTTGATTGAGAAGCGCGTGCCAATGGGCGTGGTCGGAATGATCTACGAGTCACGCCCAAACGTGACGGTCGATGCTGCCGTTCTGGCATTGAAATCGGGCAACGCTGCGATTTTGCGTGGTGGGCGTGCGGCAGCGGAATCGAATAAGGAAATCGTGCGAGTCATTCGCGAAGCGATTGAATCGCAAGGACTGCCTGCAGATCTCGTTGCGAGTGTTGACGAGTTTGGTCGTGAAGGCTCCGTTGCATTGATGCGTGCTCGCGGACTCGTGGATCTCGTCATCCCACGTGGGGGAGCCGGGCTCATCCAGACGGTTGTACGGGAGGCGACCGTCCCGGTGATCGAGACCGGCGTTGGTAACGTGCACGTCTACGTCGATGAAGCGGCCGACGTCGCGAAAGCCCTTCCGATCGTCATGAATGCGAAAACCCAGCGAGTTGGCGTGTGTAACGCTGCGGAAACTCTCCTCGTCCACGAAAAGATCGCGCCTTCGTTCCTCCCTGCGATGCTTGACGCTCTTTCCACCGCCGGAGTGGTGCTCCACGCGGATGCGGCCTCGAAAGCTTTCGCACCGGCGTCGGGAAACGTTGTGGACGCCACAGAAACCGACTGGGAGACGGAATATCTTGCCCTCGAGCTTGCCGTGAAGGTCGTGGCGGACGTCGACGACGCCATCGAGCACATTTTGCGCTATACGTCGGGGCACACGGAAGCGATCGTGTCGGAGAACTACTCGACGATCCGTCATTTCGTTGATTCGATGGATTCAGCAGTCGTTGCTGTGAATGCGTCAACGAGGTTCACGGACGGAGGCGAGTTCGGGCTCGGCGCTGAGATTGGCATCTCGACCCAGAAGCTGCACGCTCGTGGGCCGATGGGGCTTGAGGCTCTCACCACCACAACGTGGATCCTGCAAGGAGACGGAAATGTCCGATAA
- a CDS encoding histidine phosphatase family protein — MSASTVILWRHGQTDFNKLRRIQGASDIALNATGIAQAQRAAKQLVKLGIDQIVVSDLGRAQATADAAAKRLGVTPVVDSRLRERGYGLWEGKTSEEIQELWPSEWATWRTGADPVGVGVERRDDAGARFAQAVTEHANAAPDGSTLLVVAHGGIISCGIVSLFGGHPSSFYPLVVLDNCHWAVLKAGQVEGSWRLRSYNRMLAHSEDVDLIPEIIG; from the coding sequence GTGAGTGCTTCCACGGTGATACTGTGGCGCCACGGGCAAACTGATTTCAACAAACTCCGCCGAATCCAAGGCGCATCCGATATCGCGTTGAATGCTACTGGGATTGCGCAGGCACAGCGTGCCGCGAAGCAGCTGGTCAAGCTCGGTATTGATCAGATCGTCGTTTCGGATCTTGGGCGTGCCCAGGCCACGGCGGATGCTGCGGCAAAGCGGCTTGGTGTCACCCCGGTCGTCGACTCTCGCTTGCGAGAGCGCGGCTACGGCCTGTGGGAGGGGAAGACCTCCGAGGAAATCCAAGAGCTGTGGCCGAGCGAGTGGGCCACCTGGCGTACGGGCGCCGATCCGGTCGGGGTTGGCGTGGAGCGGCGGGACGACGCCGGTGCGCGTTTTGCGCAGGCGGTGACGGAGCACGCGAATGCGGCTCCGGATGGGTCGACGCTTCTCGTGGTGGCGCACGGGGGGATTATTTCGTGTGGGATCGTGAGCTTGTTCGGCGGGCATCCGTCGAGTTTCTACCCTCTTGTTGTGCTCGATAACTGCCATTGGGCAGTGCTGAAGGCCGGGCAAGTGGAGGGAAGCTGGAGGCTTCGGTCGTATAACAGGATGCTGGCGCACAGTGAAGATGTGGACCTGATTCCTGAGATTATTGGCTAG
- the nadD gene encoding nicotinate-nucleotide adenylyltransferase, which yields MSDNTWIDPSSGEVRNRESLLYNETEHRRRRIGIMGGTFDPIHNGHLVAASEVQHYFDLDEVVFVPTAEQPFKKGKRVTFAEHRYLMTVIATAPNPRFSVSRVDIDRGGTTYTIDTLRDLRKVYPDAEMFFITGADVLPQILRWKDQEELWDLAHFVGVNRPGHVLDTSALPEGSVSVLEIPAMAISSTGVRNRVASGVPVWYLMPDGVVRYISKYHLYRPEEAITTALASVVGDYEPNADPGKEIL from the coding sequence ATGTCCGATAACACGTGGATCGACCCGTCGTCGGGAGAGGTTCGCAACCGCGAAAGTCTGCTTTACAACGAAACCGAGCACCGGCGTCGTCGAATCGGGATTATGGGCGGAACATTCGACCCGATCCACAACGGGCACCTCGTGGCAGCCTCGGAAGTGCAACACTACTTTGATCTCGACGAAGTGGTGTTTGTTCCCACCGCCGAACAGCCCTTCAAGAAGGGCAAGCGAGTAACGTTCGCTGAACATCGGTACTTGATGACCGTGATCGCGACTGCTCCCAACCCGCGCTTTTCTGTATCGCGGGTGGATATCGATCGTGGTGGAACAACTTACACCATCGACACGCTTCGCGATCTGCGAAAAGTGTATCCCGACGCAGAAATGTTCTTCATTACGGGTGCTGACGTGCTCCCGCAAATCCTGCGGTGGAAGGACCAAGAGGAACTCTGGGACCTCGCACATTTCGTTGGTGTGAACCGGCCTGGCCACGTTCTCGATACGTCGGCATTGCCGGAAGGATCCGTTTCCGTGCTCGAAATTCCGGCGATGGCAATCTCTTCGACGGGCGTGCGAAACCGCGTCGCGAGCGGGGTTCCCGTGTGGTATCTCATGCCTGATGGGGTAGTTCGCTATATCAGCAAGTATCATTTGTATAGACCAGAGGAAGCGATTACGACTGCCCTTGCGTCGGTCGTTGGCGACTACGAGCCAAATGCCGATCCTGGGAAGGAGATTTTATGA
- a CDS encoding diacylglycerol/lipid kinase family protein, which produces MAKIRFVLSRSAGRGRAHRLVDAIRRVYPNATHTRVGSSREAAGDVTISMTYGPADVAQLAREWREWHGADGVVYVAGGDGSVSETASALAGSECAFGVIPMGSGNDFARGLYNGDVGERAALALVAGTVAPQVRPIDLLQVNDVTCVNVFSLGYDTRILRNAMRVGRAVPFAGSLAYPIAVVGAVGMRKRDFVRVLGTDVGGEKLRIEQDVTVCAVGNGRFYGGGYQPLPEAKIDDGVADFLYSEPVGLMGFAAVIGKYRGGSHVGDRRVHMRRVRSLVIEGERELLWNVDGQIHESSRIAIHVLPGAVRLALPTPDRS; this is translated from the coding sequence ATGGCAAAAATCCGCTTCGTGCTCTCTCGCAGTGCCGGCCGTGGCCGGGCGCACCGGCTTGTCGACGCAATCCGGCGTGTCTACCCGAACGCCACTCACACGCGCGTCGGTTCCTCGCGCGAAGCGGCGGGTGACGTGACGATCTCGATGACGTACGGGCCAGCTGACGTCGCGCAGCTTGCGCGTGAGTGGCGCGAGTGGCACGGTGCAGATGGCGTTGTGTACGTGGCTGGTGGCGACGGCTCAGTCAGCGAAACCGCTTCCGCTCTTGCAGGTAGCGAGTGTGCGTTCGGCGTGATCCCGATGGGGAGTGGGAATGACTTTGCGCGCGGCCTCTACAATGGCGATGTGGGGGAGCGTGCAGCACTGGCTTTGGTCGCGGGTACCGTAGCGCCCCAGGTACGTCCAATCGATCTTCTGCAGGTCAACGACGTGACCTGCGTGAACGTGTTCTCCCTCGGCTACGACACTCGGATCCTGCGCAATGCCATGCGCGTCGGGCGCGCAGTGCCGTTCGCTGGCTCTCTCGCGTACCCGATCGCCGTCGTCGGAGCGGTCGGCATGCGAAAACGGGATTTCGTGCGCGTCTTGGGCACCGACGTCGGCGGCGAAAAGCTCCGGATTGAGCAGGACGTGACCGTGTGTGCCGTCGGGAATGGGCGCTTCTACGGCGGCGGCTACCAGCCGCTCCCTGAGGCAAAAATCGACGACGGTGTGGCGGATTTTCTTTATTCGGAGCCTGTTGGATTGATGGGATTTGCGGCGGTGATTGGCAAGTATCGCGGCGGCTCGCATGTGGGGGACCGGCGCGTGCATATGCGGCGAGTGCGTTCACTCGTAATTGAGGGCGAGCGCGAGTTGCTGTGGAATGTGGACGGGCAAATCCATGAAAGCTCACGGATCGCAATCCACGTTTTGCCTGGCGCCGTGAGACTTGCCCTCCCGACGCCGGACCGTTCGTAG
- a CDS encoding HPr family phosphocarrier protein, which translates to MAQRVVTVGSKVGLHARPAAKVAEVAEETGADILLTFGEEEADAASILEIMALGAMNGDEITVSGDDETAVNTVADLIASDLDGEE; encoded by the coding sequence ATGGCGCAGCGCGTTGTTACTGTTGGTTCGAAGGTCGGTCTGCATGCTCGCCCGGCGGCGAAGGTCGCTGAGGTTGCTGAAGAGACCGGCGCAGATATTCTCCTCACCTTTGGCGAGGAAGAGGCCGACGCAGCATCGATTCTCGAGATCATGGCGTTGGGTGCGATGAACGGCGACGAAATCACCGTCAGCGGCGATGATGAGACAGCAGTAAACACTGTTGCAGATCTCATCGCGTCGGATCTCGACGGGGAGGAGTGA
- a CDS encoding PTS sugar transporter subunit IIA, with translation MFGFGKKKEEFHAPFAGTVLALDDVPDEAFSSRMLGDGFAVSPDPSATVVEVLAPIAGTVVKIFKTHHAFSMRTPRGVDVLVHIGMDTVELGGKGMEALVDSGAEVAAGTPIIRVDATAVRDAGKSLVTPIVFTKKAQVASVDVNVGPTEPSKVAATVTLA, from the coding sequence GTGTTCGGTTTTGGCAAGAAGAAGGAAGAGTTTCACGCACCTTTCGCGGGAACGGTACTCGCGCTGGACGATGTCCCAGATGAAGCATTCTCCTCGCGGATGCTCGGCGATGGGTTCGCGGTTTCGCCGGATCCTTCGGCCACGGTTGTGGAGGTTCTAGCGCCGATCGCAGGAACAGTGGTGAAGATTTTTAAGACTCACCATGCGTTCTCGATGCGTACTCCGCGTGGCGTGGATGTCCTCGTTCACATTGGAATGGATACGGTGGAGCTCGGCGGCAAGGGGATGGAGGCACTGGTGGATTCTGGTGCTGAGGTCGCCGCAGGCACCCCGATTATTCGTGTGGATGCAACAGCTGTTCGGGACGCGGGCAAGTCGCTCGTTACTCCGATCGTTTTCACGAAGAAAGCCCAGGTGGCTTCAGTTGATGTGAACGTTGGTCCTACGGAGCCGTCCAAGGTTGCCGCTACTGTCACACTTGCATGA
- a CDS encoding HNH endonuclease family protein, with amino-acid sequence MRKRRRSRWVAAALVALVAWLFVPGLGPDVGGLEARFGVKLTPSNWRGPLSRPPVLVLPDTEIVRALAALPVRASEGAPQYKRSAFGQAWADVDRNGCDTRNDILARDLRSVTFKPRTHDCVVLRGQLADPYTGNSINFVRGPKTSEAVQIDHVIALGNAWRSGAWEWDAATRERFANEPTNLLAVDGPANQEKSAADAAEWLPPNREFRCTYVTMQIQVKSTWGLSVTRQEKDAMARVLAECPR; translated from the coding sequence GTGAGAAAACGCAGGCGATCTCGGTGGGTTGCGGCGGCGCTCGTCGCGCTCGTCGCCTGGCTTTTCGTACCCGGGCTCGGGCCCGACGTCGGAGGGCTGGAGGCCCGTTTCGGTGTGAAGCTCACGCCCAGCAACTGGCGCGGGCCACTCTCGCGCCCGCCAGTGCTCGTGTTGCCCGATACGGAGATTGTGCGTGCGCTCGCTGCGCTCCCCGTGCGAGCGAGCGAAGGTGCGCCACAGTACAAACGGAGCGCCTTCGGGCAGGCCTGGGCCGACGTCGACCGTAACGGATGCGACACCCGCAACGACATTCTCGCTCGAGACCTGCGCTCGGTCACCTTTAAGCCGCGCACTCACGATTGCGTTGTGCTTCGTGGCCAGCTTGCAGATCCGTACACCGGAAACTCGATCAACTTCGTCCGCGGGCCGAAAACATCGGAAGCCGTACAAATCGATCACGTCATCGCGTTGGGCAACGCTTGGCGCTCAGGCGCATGGGAGTGGGACGCTGCCACCCGCGAACGTTTCGCCAACGAGCCCACGAACCTCCTCGCCGTCGATGGCCCCGCAAACCAAGAAAAGTCAGCGGCCGACGCCGCCGAATGGCTCCCGCCCAACCGCGAGTTCCGTTGCACGTACGTGACCATGCAAATCCAGGTCAAAAGCACATGGGGACTGAGCGTGACCCGCCAAGAAAAAGACGCGATGGCAAGAGTGCTGGCGGAGTGCCCACGCTGA
- a CDS encoding phosphoenolpyruvate--protein phosphotransferase, protein MASTSLSGIGVFAGSAVAPAVVVERVDADAVKEIEFADAGASRELATSALTAVAEHLTKRAEATSGHAQEVLQATAGLATDRGLVKAVGKKADAGAGPVEAVRAAVADYAAKLEKIGGYMAERVTDLMDIRDRAVAQLAGLPQPGVPDFEGEAVIVADDLAPADTATLDPARVLAVVTEKGGPTSHTAILCAQLGIPAVVRASGAGEITSGTVVGVDGEHGVVLVEPTADEQAGLIERARVRAEALAAAVGKGETSDGHRVQLLVNLGGAEEAEKVAAAHSAEDDPIEGIGLFRTEFLYLGRSDAPSVEEQTETYRRVLAAFAGKKVVFRTLDAGSDKPLKFTEKIEEDNPALGVRGIRMCQRNEQLLRDQLEAIAAGYKAVVESDLPGAAETLLWVMAPMVADADEADWFFGLAHEYGIEHAGVMIETPAAAIRSGVVLKNGSFGSLGTNDLTQYTMAADRLLGDLAALNSPWQPAVLDMISAAVSGTENPIGVCGEAGGDPLLALVLTGIGVKSLSMAAPKVPAVRFALSLHTHAQCVELAEVARSARTATAAREAVLAKVDPKLAALVS, encoded by the coding sequence GTGGCTTCGACAAGCCTTTCGGGTATCGGAGTTTTTGCCGGGAGCGCGGTGGCCCCCGCCGTCGTCGTCGAGCGTGTGGATGCCGATGCCGTCAAGGAGATCGAGTTCGCCGACGCCGGTGCGTCGCGCGAGCTAGCCACCTCGGCGCTTACTGCAGTTGCGGAGCATCTGACGAAGCGTGCTGAGGCTACCTCGGGTCATGCGCAGGAAGTTCTTCAAGCGACAGCCGGTCTGGCAACCGACCGCGGGCTGGTGAAGGCCGTCGGCAAGAAAGCCGACGCCGGGGCTGGGCCAGTTGAAGCTGTGCGTGCGGCTGTCGCCGATTACGCGGCCAAACTTGAGAAGATCGGCGGCTACATGGCTGAGCGAGTCACGGACCTGATGGATATCCGTGATCGTGCAGTTGCACAGCTCGCTGGTTTGCCGCAGCCGGGTGTGCCTGATTTTGAGGGAGAGGCCGTGATCGTTGCTGACGATCTCGCGCCCGCCGATACTGCAACTCTGGATCCAGCGCGCGTTCTTGCTGTGGTTACTGAGAAGGGCGGCCCAACGTCGCACACGGCGATCTTGTGTGCACAGCTGGGAATTCCCGCCGTCGTTCGCGCTTCCGGCGCGGGGGAAATTACGTCGGGCACCGTCGTCGGTGTTGATGGCGAACACGGTGTGGTTCTCGTTGAGCCGACCGCCGATGAGCAGGCGGGGTTGATCGAGCGTGCCCGCGTCCGCGCGGAGGCTCTCGCGGCCGCCGTCGGCAAAGGCGAAACCTCCGATGGCCACCGCGTACAGCTCCTCGTGAACCTGGGCGGAGCGGAGGAGGCGGAGAAGGTCGCCGCTGCTCATTCAGCTGAGGACGATCCGATCGAAGGCATCGGCCTGTTCCGCACCGAGTTCCTGTACCTCGGCCGCTCAGACGCTCCGAGTGTCGAAGAGCAGACCGAAACCTACCGACGTGTTCTCGCCGCTTTCGCTGGCAAGAAGGTCGTCTTCCGCACACTCGATGCGGGCTCGGACAAGCCACTGAAGTTCACTGAGAAGATCGAAGAAGACAACCCTGCCCTCGGCGTTCGCGGAATTCGCATGTGTCAGCGCAACGAGCAGTTACTTCGCGATCAGCTCGAGGCGATCGCAGCTGGCTACAAGGCCGTTGTGGAGTCTGATCTTCCGGGCGCGGCCGAGACATTGCTGTGGGTCATGGCGCCGATGGTTGCCGATGCAGACGAGGCGGACTGGTTCTTCGGCCTCGCCCACGAGTACGGGATCGAGCACGCAGGTGTGATGATCGAGACCCCGGCAGCGGCAATCCGCTCTGGCGTGGTGTTGAAGAACGGCTCGTTCGGCTCGCTAGGAACAAACGATCTGACCCAATACACGATGGCAGCCGATCGCCTCCTTGGTGATCTCGCGGCGCTCAACAGCCCGTGGCAGCCAGCGGTTCTGGACATGATCTCGGCGGCCGTTTCTGGCACTGAGAACCCGATCGGCGTGTGTGGCGAAGCTGGGGGCGATCCGCTCCTCGCTCTCGTGCTCACGGGCATCGGAGTGAAGTCGCTGTCGATGGCGGCACCAAAGGTCCCGGCCGTTCGTTTCGCACTTTCGCTCCACACGCACGCGCAGTGCGTGGAGCTTGCTGAGGTTGCGCGCTCGGCGCGTACGGCAACCGCAGCGCGCGAAGCTGTATTGGCGAAGGTCGATCCGAAGCTGGCCGCGCTGGTTTCCTGA
- the rsfS gene encoding ribosome silencing factor, with protein MSATPESIEMAIVAARAASDMKATSIVAIDVSERLVITDAFVVVSGSTERQVRSLVDSIEEAMHKAGHKRVRREGTEGEAHWVLIDFGAVMVHVQQDEDREFYALEKLWADCPRIELPEDVTVEREPERSSLMDFYSWEGESTDAGEGDVEVAE; from the coding sequence GTGAGCGCAACACCTGAATCTATTGAGATGGCGATCGTTGCCGCACGGGCAGCGTCGGACATGAAGGCCACGTCGATCGTTGCGATTGACGTTTCCGAGCGTCTCGTGATCACCGACGCTTTCGTGGTCGTATCCGGATCGACCGAACGCCAGGTGCGTTCACTGGTTGATTCGATCGAAGAAGCAATGCACAAGGCCGGGCACAAGCGTGTGCGCCGTGAAGGTACCGAGGGTGAGGCCCACTGGGTGCTCATTGATTTCGGTGCCGTGATGGTGCATGTTCAGCAAGATGAGGATCGCGAGTTCTATGCTCTGGAGAAGCTATGGGCGGATTGCCCCAGGATTGAGCTTCCGGAGGATGTCACGGTGGAGCGCGAGCCGGAGCGTTCGTCGCTGATGGATTTCTACTCCTGGGAAGGCGAGTCTACCGACGCCGGTGAGGGCGATGTGGAGGTCGCCGAGTGA